The window GGCTCGCAtggatatattttcttatctcGAATATAGGAGAGATAATGTGGAGAAGTTCTCTTGCTCGTCTTGTCAACTGCATGTTTCGATAAGGTAATTGTCCACAATGTCTAAAGATGGTTTTGTATTTCCTATTTTTAACTTGCTCTAATTTGACTTGCATTTTtctggtaaaaatttcagggATGTGGTAAAATGCAGTGTGTGCCAAGGTATGTTAATACTtgactgattttttttttttttggttttcttttgCATAGCTTTTTGCTTGAATGAAGTCTTACCCTTTGCCTTCTCGGCTTCTTAGATCTAAAGAATTGCATTCCCATAAGTCAGTTTctctttcaaaattttaaggaACAATTGGTTCACTTAAGTTAACCAAGCAAAGAGCCCTGCTCTAGGTTTGCTACCTTGAAGACAATCTTCATCAGAATGCTTAAGTTATTTTTTGCAATCTCCATACCAGGTTATTGCCATGATGGCTGCATCATATTCTCAAAATCATCACAGAATGGGCAAATTCAGTCCTCCATGACTTGCAAGCGGTGTCACCATGCAAAAGCTTTTATCAAGAAGGAAAGCACAGAATCTCCAACTAGTCCGTTGCTTTTGCAAGTCCGAGACTACCCGAAAACCAAGACAGTCCATGAAGTTCCTAAGATCAAGATCTCTATTCCACCATCTTTATCTGTGAAGTCAAAGGAGAAGGATGCCAAAAATGGTACCTCGGCCACAAAAGCCCGGAATACTACTTGGGGGATCATCTGGAATAAGAGGAACATTGATGATACAGGCTCTGACTTCaggaaagaaaatattcttttgattGGCAATGCGGATAGGAACAGGCCACAGCCCGTTTGTAAATTGTGTCAGAAGCCATACCATCCAGATCTGATTTACATCCGCTGCCCATCTTGTTCAAGTAAGTACCTTTTAAGAAATAAGCATTACTTTTTGCAGATTATTCATCATACCCTGAAAATTGTTTAACTGAGATAAAGTAAGTAGATAACAACTTAGGGTGCAAATTGCTGGTATGAGGTGATTCCAAATGCAATCAATTAGTTGATTTAATTAACTCAACAACTTAAGGGCGCAAGGTGGCCATAGACAAAACTTCCTGTTGCAAACCATTACTTGCTCGTTCTGTAGGAACTTTTTCCTATATAGTTTCTTATTGCTTCTTTTATTCATTTCATCTTTGGGGTATCTGCAGATTGGTACCATGCTGATGCTCTTGAAGTAAAGGCGTCTAGAGTTCCTGAGGTGCTTGGTTTTAAGTGCTGCAAATGTCGTAGGATAAAATCACCCGAGTGTCCATATGATGATAAAGTCAAGAACAGGgtgaagcagcagcagccatCAAATTTGAAGCAGGATACTACTATACTTTTGGACTCTGATTCTGGAGATATGTCCGAATCAAAAGGATGGGAGCCCAGTACACCAATGATTTCCTCAGAAGAGTTGTCGACCCATGAAGTTGACCCCCTCCTTCAATCTGCCTCGCGAGTTGAACACTTAAAAGATGAAAATCTGGAATCTGGATTCGACTGGGCCACTGCTTCTGGGCCACAGAAACTGCCTGTGAGGAGGCACTTGAAGCGGGATTCGACGGCCTCATTTAGTCTTGCTGGTAATGATTTTTCTCATTTGGATCCATCCACAAGCCTCCCAACGGATATCCCATTGAGCATGGATAATGGACAGACTCCTACGACGGCATGGAAGTCAATGCATGAAAATGAGCAGGTCTCTGAGTTGGGAGGGTTCAGCTATGAGGATATGGAATTTGAACCTCAGACTTACTTCACTTACACGGAACTATTGGGTCCCGATGGTATTGGGCAGTTGGGTGCGGAGGATGCGCCTGGGGAGTGGGATAACTTGGATGCGGCAATATCTCAGGACGGGGGGTTTGCATTCAATGATGAATTGGAACATGCAATCTCTTTGGACACTTCCGTGGATGTTCAGTGTCAAGTTTGTCTGGGCTCGGAGCCTCTACCAAATCTTTCTTGCGAGGTATGCGGGCTATGTATTCATAACCAGTGTTCTCCTTGGGATGAGTCAGAGATCGAGCTTGGGGGATGGAGATGTGGCAATTGCCGCGAGTGGCGGTGAGAACTGGTTTTGAGGTCTGAGATGTCTTTGGGTTTTGGTTCGATGTCTTTTTTCTCATGGTGGAAGGCGAAGAAAAGAGATGCCTCAGTGGTGAAGATACACTGGGAAGGCCAAGCCAATATTCTTGATACTTTGTTCGCTTGAAATTGCGATATTTACAGCAATCGGGGGTGATTCTctgttggggggggggggggggggggggggggcactTCCGCAAGCGGAGAATTGGCATGGCCCTCGCAACAGTTGTAAGTTAGATCGTTCAGATTGTTGGTCATGGGTATGGCCATATAGTAGTCTGCGATTTGCTGTTGTCTTAGGCGTAGTAGGATCCAACAGGTAAAGAAAGCATTGGGGTTTTGGGTATATGCAATTTTTTCGGATCCTCGAAGATAAGCACCTGTTTCCTTTTTTATCAATCAGGGTGCTTATCCCATTGAAGCGCTTGTACAAAAAATTCGGCTTTCATAGACTTATTATTATTGGGATCAGGAATTAAAGTTTTCATTGTACATGCAAATCAGTTTactgttctttttttctttttccccggGGTATTGGATGGAAATGGAACAAAGAAGAACCAGTTAAGTTATGGTGCTGTACTTGCTGTCGCCGACGCAGCAAAGCGTTTATCGGCCACCTCGAATAATAGGCTGCATAGGTAGACCCATGCTGCAGTAGGATCGGTTGAGCCCAAGCGCCGTGCACAACGTTGGTCAGTTCTGCTGACACACAGGACGGGGACATGCTGCAAATTATGGGCTTGATTTCATGGGTCCAAGTTTTGAAGAGGCCAACCGGGCCTGAAGGTATTTTGGACCAATTCATGGATTGTAGGCTTGTGTACTTACACATACGATGGGACGACGATAAAGATAGGAGGGAGGGCCCAGCCTGAACCCGGGCCTAGATTTAAGTCAATTCTAATACGCATTACTTTCTTCATGGTCAAATCTATAACCTGGTAACATCCCAGAAGATCACCAATCAGAGAAATACAAATGCGGAAGATGAAAATCCAACTCTCTCAGTTTCCCTTCTCTCCATTACAGACAAAAATCTATTTATTGGAAACATAAATATCGAATCGCCATAACAAATGCTAAAAGACCTTGTTACAAACCGGTTTCTACTCCAACATggacacacacatatatatgtatatttatatatcttacACGTGCTGTGCTGCGAATCTTCTAAAAAGGAACCCGTATGGTGAAAATCATCATACTAAAACAGAGAAAAGCGAAAGAATATGCAGCAGCCCCAATACTCTCTAACGCACAAAACTGCGCACAAAGAATCTCAAAATGCCGACTAACCCCCGTGAAACTAAAATTCAACGTGAAAAACCCCCAATTACAAATCTTACCTCACCCTGCAATCCGCCAGCCCTTGCATCATCAATATGTGTTTCTATTTGCCCTCTTGGAGGGAAAGGATGGGCGGATTGGCCATGTATCCAGCTCATATAAGGCAGTTTACTTGTATACAAACAAATCCTCTAAGTTGGATGACTTCCAGTTTTATCACAGCAATCCCGCCAGGAGAGCAGCAGGATCATCCGGTGGTATCGCTGGGCCCTTTGGTGGAGCCGGAGCTGGTGCTGCTGGTCCACGAGAAGCTCCTGGAATGTTTACCAACTGTTCCTTGATGAATTCCTTCAACCTGTATAGTAAGCATCCAATTACAGGATCTCCCGaggtaaataacaaaaaaaaacagagagagatagagagagaaaagatggaGAGGTACGCTCTGTTGTTAATGTTCATGACTACACATGTCccattgtaaaaaaaaatgacacttACTCGAATGTTAAGGTGGGATCCCCTGAAGCAACTGTCATACGCAACTGCGTTCTGTCCGCTGGATCAGTCTCAACTCTTACCTGGAAAACGTTAAGACAATACAGGGATTAAGCAGTCAATTCAATACAGAAGCTCTGTTTTCACATTTCTACTATATTGACGGAGTTACATGTCTCATTTTAGCGGGATCTGAAAAGCTCATGAATCAGGCCACATGAAAATCAACTTTTAAAAGTTTCAGTTATCATCCAGCAATTACTGGATAGGAGAAGCAAACTGGGAGTCGATTATACTCATTTCAAAGAACCAAAGTCTTTCGTCAGACATTAACAAGATCTGCCAAGTCTAGTAAAGAGGGGGGACTCAGAAGCGAGAGGTAAAGAAAATGGAGATAGCAATTACCAAGCACAGCATTGCCCGTGTGCTCTCTGAATAGAAGGTTGTGCTTGCGACCAGATTATTAGGATTTGGGTCCTGGAATAGACTATACAGGTCAGAGCTCATGCATCATCGTTTTAGCTGAAAAGAGGCTCAAATTGAAAAGATGGAACTTACTAGGCCTGGTAAAACCATCACTCTGAAACTGTTAAATAAGTTTGCCATTTCCATCAGAGGGAGAGGTCTTACACCTCTAACCTGCAAGATAGTGGAGATATATGAGAAGATTGATGACGCTCAAAGCAGCTCAATCTTATGTTAATAGATACCAATTAACACACTCCTTTTAGGCACTCATCACAAGAGAAACAGTGGCTCCTACCACTTCTTGAAGCTTAAGTGGTGGTCCGGATAATGATCTCCACTGAGGAAAGAATTCCTCAGCAGTCAATTGTATAGGCTGAAGCAACTTATTCATCACAGCAGGAAGGCGAAGCTTGTTATTGACCTGTAAACAGGAAAACAAGTAACTTAttgccatttattttctgccaAAGAGTAAGCACAAAAGGCCAAAAAAAGAACTCCATTTTAATATTACCACACTGGTACCGAATGTGTAGGAAAAATCAAGCACTGCTATATCCCTACTTGGTCGGAGATTAGTGACCTCGAGTGGACATTGCAccttaaccaaaaaaaaaaaactgtcaTCAGAAAAGGACATATAAATTAGCTacaaggggaaaaagaaaatgaagctTTTACCTGTGCCCGTGGAGGTATAGTGTCAGGTACTAATGCCAGTTCCATCTTTAAATGTGAAGGAGATAATATGAGAGCGTGAACTGACACTAGTGGAGACGTATTCTTGTTACCCAGGAAAAGAACAAGACGTCCTTGATGCGCACGCCACTCAGCTTTAACACCAATCTGGGATTATTGAGAGAAGATACTGTCAGGGCTTATGGAATTTCTGAGATAATAATACCAGGAGAAGGAGATGCTGAAACTGAAAGATCTACCTGAATGTGAGGATCCTCGTATAAGACACCACTATCCTTCAAGCATAGAGCATGGAATCTTTCTGCAATGTTTCCAATAGGCTGCAAAGGTAGATGAAAAAAGAGGCCCATCAAAAAGGTAAATGAAGCCTAGTCTCTACTAAACTGCAACCTGAAATGGTAGGCGGGAAGTACAATCTGTTGGAAGAACCATAAAGATcaacaaaattttaatataaagaaGTGTGATGAGCATGACGCAGACATGAACTGAAGGGTACAGTATGCATTGACAAAATAATGCTGAAGagttaaaaaggaaaaataaaatgacgATGAAGAATGGGAATTAACGATCACATTTCTTATCTCGAGAATACTCGAATTCCAAAATGAGTCGATATCTATCCATACATCATACATACAAATACATGTGTATTCTAGAGAAACATAAAACAAAGCAGAGAAAGGTATAAAGTGGCCATGAACAGAACATGCAGAATACTTAAGCAAAAACAATCTTCACTTTCATATATCCAAAAAAACATGAATATTAATACCTGCACGGAATTTGTCTGCTCCTCAAGAGGAACAATGGCTGCAGCATCTGCAGCACTTGGGACACCTTCTACTCCAGATACCGCAGTCTGCTCTGAGTGTACAGCACCAGGAGGGCCCTCAATAGCAAGTGGACCCAACAGATCCCCGAGGAGATCAGCTGAAGGAGGCTGAGAGTCTGTTTTGCTCAGAGTCCCATTAGTCTGGTTTACTCCTTGATCCACCACATTGTAATCCTGCCATTATTGACAGACATGTCAAGTCCAAAATATACCTTTAAAATTTGGGCAAAACTAATGCTGAAAAACAGCACATAAGTCCAGCTTAAGCAGGGATCTTGGACTTACCGAGTTACCACTCATGCTAGGCACCTTCACGAGACTCAATGAGCCTACTGGGGGAGGTGTCCCATTGGGGGGGCGCTGATCTGTCACTACTAATGCATTTGATGGTTGCTGTTGGGCACGCAATTTGATAGCGCTTTGTTCTGCAGTATCCGTTTCAATATCTTCGGCTTTCTTGATTAATGCAGACTGCAAATGAAAAACAACAATTGAAATTGGAAAATCCCTCCGATCAACTTCATTTCTTTCGCTGGACTGATTGAGATTATGAGCTatacatttatttaataattaaaaaaggcCATAGAATGAGCTAAACCCTGGTAAATTCTAACCTGTCGTTCAGGGAATTTCGGCATTTCAGCCAATATATCAGCCAGAGCGGGGCCTTTCCTACTTAATGCAAAATATTCAACAGCCCTTTGCTGTATCTCAGCATCAATGCAGCTCTCATATCTACAATATTAGAATCAGGTTTAAGAAAATCCACATAGCACATCATCAATGAGTAAAATATAGAAATGTGAATAAGGTGCAGAAATTTACTTCTGGAAAATTGCCCAAATCTGATTCTGTAGTTCCAGATCTGGCGGTTGGGTGTGCATCAGGATTTTAGCATATGTAGAAAGAAGAATAGGAATGGTAGACGTCCTGCAAAAAGCCTCAGGTTCTAAGAGAATATTAAAAGATCCGGAAAAGATTTGAAAAGCATATGCCTAGTACTCTTACGATACTGTGGGGAGCTTCTCGTGGATAATACTAAATATGTCCTTAGGGCTGCAACC of the Punica granatum isolate Tunisia-2019 chromosome 6, ASM765513v2, whole genome shotgun sequence genome contains:
- the LOC116211462 gene encoding AP-2 complex subunit alpha-1-like, giving the protein MALSGMRGLSVFISDIRNCQNKEQERLRVDKELGNIRTRFKNEKGLTPYEKKKYVWKMLYIYMLGYDVDFGHMEAVSLISAPKYPEKQVGYIVTACLLNENHDFLRLAINTVRNDIIGRNETFQCLALTMVGNIGGREFAESLAPDVQKLLISSSCRPLVRKKAALCLLRLYRKNPDVVNVDGWADRMAQLLDERDLGVLTSSMSLLVALVSNHHETYWSCLPKCVKILERLARNQDVPQEYTYYGIPSPWLQVKTMRALQYFPVIEDPNTRRSLFEVLQRILMGTDVVKNVNKNNASHAVLFEALSLVMHLDAEKEMMSQCVALLGKFIAVREPNIRYLGLENMTRMLMVTDVQDIIKRHQAQIITSLKDPDISIRRRALDLLYGMCDVSNAKDIVEELLQYLSTSDFTMREELSLKAAILAEKFAPDLSWYVDVILQLIDKAGDFVSDDIWFRVVQFVTNNEDLQPYAAVKAREYLDKPAIHETMVKVSAYLLGEYSHLLARRPGCSPKDIFSIIHEKLPTVSTSTIPILLSTYAKILMHTQPPDLELQNQIWAIFQKYESCIDAEIQQRAVEYFALSRKGPALADILAEMPKFPERQSALIKKAEDIETDTAEQSAIKLRAQQQPSNALVVTDQRPPNGTPPPVGSLSLVKVPSMSGNSDYNVVDQGVNQTNGTLSKTDSQPPSADLLGDLLGPLAIEGPPGAVHSEQTAVSGVEGVPSAADAAAIVPLEEQTNSVQPIGNIAERFHALCLKDSGVLYEDPHIQIGVKAEWRAHQGRLVLFLGNKNTSPLVSVHALILSPSHLKMELALVPDTIPPRAQVQCPLEVTNLRPSRDIAVLDFSYTFGTSVVNNKLRLPAVMNKLLQPIQLTAEEFFPQWRSLSGPPLKLQEVVRGVRPLPLMEMANLFNSFRVMVLPGLDPNPNNLVASTTFYSESTRAMLCLVRVETDPADRTQLRMTVASGDPTLTFELKEFIKEQLVNIPGASRGPAAPAPAPPKGPAIPPDDPAALLAGLL